gttgcatcgaggagtgagacaaggggatgttatttccccgaaactgttcactaatgcaatggaggatatgttcaagacgctgaactggaaaggacgcggcatcaacaatGTTAattcaacatcaatggcgaacacatctctcacttgcgatttgctgacgatattgTCATCAtagcagaaacgctgcaggacctacaacagatgctgaacaaCAGATgccgacctggctgaatcttctttacgcatcggcctacggatgaacttggacaaaaccaaggtcatgttcaatgaacatgttctaccggaaccgattgcgatacacggcgccgttctcgaagttgttcggaaatatgtatacctcgggcagacattgcagttaggtagaaacaactttgaggacgaggtgaataggagaattcagttgggttgggctgcatttgggaagctacgtcgagtcctaacatcgtcgatcccacagtgcctaaagacaaaagtcttcaataagtgcgtcctacctgtcatgacttacggagccgaaacgtggacactgacggtacggctggtccacaagtttaaagtcaatcagcgggctatggaaagggctatgcttggcatttctctgagggatcgcatcagaaatgaggttatccgtcagagaaccaaggtcattgacatagcccaccgaatcagcaagctgaagtggcagtgggctggccatattagccgaagaaccgatgaccgctggggtaaacgagttctagagtggagaccacgcctcggcaagcgtagtgtaggacgtcctcaggcacggtggagtgatgaattgcgcaagacggctgacAGGAGCTGGATGcaagtagccgaaaatcgatctcagtggcgtgcacttggagaggcctatgtccagcagtggactgcgataggctgatgattatgatgatatactttccagcaaaaaaaaatttatatcgattatatttattcaattctgaTTAAAATTGCGTAGTCCATACACGGACGCTACGACTTACGTACCGTAACCATACCTACCTTcataacaattattattctcataagtattaaaaattactactataatttattttacagttcCTACTTTCTTAAATGAACCATAGCCATTACTGACACAAATTGAACGAAAGACATAAACGCTGTCTtatctgtatgagaagaggtctGTTCTGTACCCAAAAATGAGCTGGCTAATATATAATGCCCAATGATAAACATAATGAAAttcatcctaactaatattataaatgtgaaagtaactctgtctgtctgtctgtcttttcttcacgcctaaactaatggactgatttgtgtgaaatttggtacagacatagtctggaacttgagaaaggacataggatagtttttattacaaagaaatacgagtgtaataaaaataaaatttattccggacatataccgccatctattggtcaaaccataaatctgccgcaagtcactattccacgcgaacgaagtcgcgggcaaaagctagtaggttGATAAATACTGGTTTGTACTCACCCCAGGAGTGGACTATCTGTACAGACAGCACCACCAGCGCCCACACACTCAGCAGTTTGTACATTGTAGCTCAGACACGGAGTGCACAACTAAACGCAACTTCAGATTACAATACTCTGAGGAAATTGCAGATGTGTCCGACTACTGCGACTGCTTTCGaattaatgaagttattttGCTTTCTGATAACGAATGAAACATGCGTGATATATTAGCTATTCGGATTTCCTCTGCTGTTGCCATTTATTGAAGGAAGGCGATACGAGCGTTTTCGGATTTGAACTCTGGGCACCTTTGAATAATGCTACTTATTACTTCTTTACACTTGTACTAAAACgaccacatttaaataaaacaaagaatgcATGCAATGCAGTAAAACAGTTTATTGTAAAGTGGCTTTTCAGTTCGCACCGCTGACTTcaagacattaaaaaaatattatgaaaaactacTAAACACAAAAAGCCGCCACGCGCCACGCAATTCCTCGCCCCTCTCTCCCTTACTAGAACTGTTAGAGCCTACCTAAACCTCTCTACCTCAGTAAAACTGTTAGAGCCGACCGTTACGCCTTAAGCCTTCTTCGTCCGAGTCCATTATGATACTGCATGgaaaggttaaaaaaaaaattgcgacCACCACTTTTGTGGCCGCTTCTTGCATTTtatagtccccaggccggcaAACAAATTTCTTTGTGATACATACAAGACTTCCGCATCCCCGACAGGGTATTGGCCCGACAGATGTTTGAAGGCGGGCCTCGAGACCTGTTTATgttcggacgacagacgcccctagtctgtcgcccgcaggccgcgccctatggtggtGGCGGCCACTCTGCGACACCCACCACGTCTGCTGCGGCCGGGGAGAGAGGTAGCAGCTTCTCTATCCCTTTCCGCTATCTCCTTTGCGATCATCACATCCTCGCAAAAGGAGGCAACGGCATTCCACCCTTCTTCGCTGTCGACCATGCAGGAGACGacggccggcagcgaaagaTTTCCCGCAGCATCTGATACCACCACTAGGTCACGGCGCTACGTTGCCCAGCTGGGCACTCCAGCAACATGTGCAGCGCCGAGTCTTCGCTGCAGGTGCCACAGTGTGCAGTGGTGGTCATGTCCGGTAAGAACCGGTTGTCATGTCCGGTAAGAACCTGCGTCAAGCGGtagctgagggcgccgtggcttctctccagccactccttcattACGGGCCTTACCGCCGCGAAAACGGCGTCCTTTGACGAAAAGCTTTGTTTGTCCGTAGTTAGCTACTATTGACgtcaaaataaccaaaaaaaaaattatgaaaaacgtGATGATTGAAATGGAACAAACTTCAGAATTTCAAAGTTATCTGGCGTGAACTAGGTAGTTAGTgactaaaataatacacaataaTTACTAGGTGGACTAGGTGATTTAAAACCGAAATATTGAAAGCACAATAATTTAAAgcaaaaaatcaaacaaatatgaGTACGTTAATTAGATTCTATTTGGACATTAACAGTCACTTTAGTGACTATATGACGACGGTTTAACAAATCGGCTAAGGTAAAGTTATTGTGTGCTGATATCGGTGTAGTAAAGTTTTTAGCTCCTGAACTGAACGTAGTGCATACTGTGTCATTTTTGATAGCTTCACATCTGGAACCACGGTAATTTAAACTGCATTGGCAGAGTGGTTCATTCTCTTCAGTAAAGTAACAAACACCGTTGTTCAGACAGTAATTGAAGCACATGTTGATGTCGCACCTCGCTCCAGAATAACCAGACTCACATCTGAAACAAAAACCGAGTTAAAGAGAGAGAAGGATCATCGAAAACCACCAGTGGCAGGAGCTTCAAAATATACTTTACCCGCAAGAGGGTTCCCCCTCATCACTGACACTGCAGGTGCCGTGGTTGCAATAGTTCTGACAGACTGACACATCGCATCTCTCGCCGATGTAGCCAGGTGCGCATGTGCAAGATGTGGCATTAGCCTTCTCACCATgaacacaaataattttgtcGTTTAGTAATGCAGTCATCACATCTTTACATTCCACTTTCCCATGAATTTGTTCTTCAGTCGTATACCTGGCAACAATGCCGGAGGGCGCCTcagtaaaatgtaaaatatttttcaatgattccgttattagaaattttgaatGTTTCCAAACAGCGTGTGTGCCCTCGTCTATAAGGTAAATTAAATCTTTCGAAACGGTTAATGCATTTGGTTTAAAATCAGTTCCAGAATCACCAGATATTAACTCCGTCTTATTTTTTCCATCTAATTCCGTACtgaatattctatattttttgttgcgtGTATTATCAGCCCAGAACATTTTCAACGTCTGTTGGTCGATGGCCAAGCTAACCGGATCGTTAATACTTTCGTCTACTAGAACCTCCTTCTCAGTACCATCAAATCGAACTCTCTCTATTGTGGGCTTCGTAGAGTTTGTGTTCGTCCAGTAGACATATCTGAAACGATTACAGatttataaaagtatttgaGCTCTCACCGTACACATGTTTATAGGATTTTACATGAATGAGTATAAATTGATAAGGAAAGCTAACTTAAAGCAGGTACTGCCGAGACAAGTAGAAAAAAATGGGAATAAGAACCGttgtggaaaatatatttttgaatgtttttcGTGAGAAAGTACATAACTAGGGCAATTTACGTAAGCTTTGCTATTTCACCACCTATGGTACGGTAATTTATCAAGAAATGACACCTTTCGTTACATAGTACCTAATAATCAAAAGAACGTTAGCTACAAAGTGATACTGTGGCATCTATTTAGCAACTTACCCTTTACAGATATCGACGGCTATCGCTCTGGGAATCTCATCCTCCATCTTGATCAACAGATTTTTGTTATCAGTCTCCTTATATCCCTGTTTGAATGAAATCCAGAATATGCTCCTCTCAGCGATGTCGGTCCAGTAAAGTACTGCTCTGATTGGATCGATTGTGAAACCTCCGATATCTTTCCCTGTTACCAAAACTTTGTGTTTCTGAGTCGACATTTCAAAACTACATATGGAGGCGTTGTcagtatgtttttttataaataatattgtctgATGTGCATCATCGTAAGCTAAAGCCGTGGCGTCTCTGAACAGATCACTTTCAACGATTATTTTGTCCTCTTTTGTATAGAACTCCAGTCGATTCTGCACAGCCACAGCCAGATCTGAAATGTAAaagtttcggaaggcacgataaacacACATTGAACCAAAGGCTTAAACGCTGTCTTATCTGTATGAGATGAGACCTTTACCCAAAAATGAGCTGGCTAATTTATGGCTCAACTAGGCGTTCCTCGCggttcacccacgtcccgagtgatttttttcattaaataaaaagtatcttatGTTCATTTTGGTGCCAAcaacaatatttatacaaagtttcatgatgatcTGTTAggtagttttttcgtgaaagcgtagcaaacaaacggactttcgcatttataatattactaaaatccgcacgcggcttcgcccgcatggtGTGTTAACATAATAAAAAGAAGTAGTAGTATATGTTAaaccagggtatcacctatatctacataccaaatttcaaccaaatcgatCCAGCCGTTTTTGGGCGAATGAATAACTATCAAACATGGATGTACCTCTATATCCATACGTTCTCgcaaacttttacatttataatattagtagaataaAAGTAGGATTATAAACATAATGAAATTCATAGGTTGATAAATACTGCTCTGTACTCACCCCAGGAGTGGACTATCTGTACAGACAGCAGCACCAGCGCCCACACACTCAGCAGTTTGTACATTGTAGCTCAGACACGGAGTGCACAACTAAACGCAACTTCAGATTACAATACTCTGAGGAAATTGCAGATGCGTCCGACTACTGCGACTGCTTTCGAATTAATGAAGTTATTATAAAGCGTCTGAACGACAAAATCTTGAGATTTGTTCTCGAATCATATTTTTACTAATCGGACTTCCCCTGGTGCAATTTTTTCAAGGATAGCGATATGAGCGTTATCGAATTTGAACTCTGGACACCTTTGATTATTGTTACATGTATACCACTACATTACACTTGTACTGAAACGATACCacatctatacctactaatatacaaagcttttgtttgtttgtttgaacgcacttatctcagaaactactgatcTGATTTGATTTActttcagtgtttgatagcatatttattgaggaaggctgtaggttatatattatcacgctaagACCAAAAGGAGCGGAGCACCAATgaagaatgtttcaaaatcgGGGGATATTTTCCTATTGAGAGAGCTTACGATGCGTGCGCTGCGTAAACGGTTAAAGATTCGCAAAAATCATGTATGACAGAATTGTTCCCCTTTAAAAGTTCTAAAAAAAAGTCTACGACAGGATATGTCTATCTCTTAGGATCAGCTCAATATAaccttttttatgtttatcgTTCTCAAAAAATTCATTATTTGCGAGgtgtttttataaagaaataaacattataaacatTATACGTCACAAATATTCAATTTACCTTTGTCCTTTACATCGTTcgattaaatgaatattttaggagataaagtagttttaaaataactacacaGCAAAATAATGATGGAGTTCCCACTGCGCGCACAATGGAAAATTCTCTCGCCGTTGCGAAGCTACATTAGCCCCGTGTAAcatcggctatattttacccgggtacgggaagttgttcccttgggacgcgagtaaaaccagGTAAAAGCGAAATACTACTCACTGATTAATAacgaaatctcagaaactataaaCTCCTACAAACTTGAAGTGAGGTTTTTTATAGAGTGAAGACATACGTAGTAGTAGCTTTACTCCTGTTCTTACTAATTGAATTTTAGGGTACCGACCCCAGGATTGAACAGCCGCTGCAGACAGGGCAACCAGTGCCAACACAGAGCGCATTCTACTCATTCTGTGTCGACAACCAGACAACACTAGTTTCAAAACGTGCGAGTGTGAACGCGGCCGCACCCGTGACTACTCTCAGtaaattgaaataacttttgatcaacaaaatctaaaaaagtataatcccaccaaaaacattaaatgtaaaaaaagccaagcctctacgcaattcttccgccgtaaaaagttttgagatcgcatagaagccaagtcctgttctactttatttgtgtaataataaatcaatattttgtgactatatcaatagttttgttcacattacaataatattgacttggccatgagcaattttccctttatatgtcgCTAATAatataacctatcttggtgccaaatttgaaggttctacgtttgctagaagtacctttgATTTTTGAagcaactttgaggacgaggtgaataggagaattcagttgggttgggctgcatttgggaagctacgtcgagtcctaacatcgtcgatcccacagtgcctaaagacaaaagtctgcaatcagtgcgtcctacctgtcatgacttacggagccgaaacgtggacactgacggtacggctggtccacaagtttaaagtcgctcagcgggctatggaaagagctatgctcggcatttTTCTGAGGGATCGTATCAGAAATGAattaatccgtcagagaaccaaggtcatcgacatagcccaccgaatcagcaagctgaagtggcagtgggctggccatattagccgaagaaccgataaccgttggggtaaacgagttctagagtggagaccacgcctcggcaaacgtagtgtaggatgtcctcaggcacggtggagtgattgatgacttgcgcaagacggctggcaggagctgaatgcgagcagccgaaaatcgatctcagtggcgtgcacttggaggggcctatgtccagcagtggactgcgataggctgatgatgatgatacctttgatttttgatgatcggtcagtgagtcagtgagtgacaaaatggtgtaactttgatcgctcataactcgtaaaaaatttatttaaatgtcttgtaattttgagactgagcttgttctaatacttactcttggtcatcgaaaacctaaactcttagctttgtcca
Above is a window of Helicoverpa armigera isolate CAAS_96S chromosome 11, ASM3070526v1, whole genome shotgun sequence DNA encoding:
- the LOC110383379 gene encoding protein cueball isoform X3 — encoded protein: MSRMRSVLALVALSAAAVQSWDLAVAVQNRLEFYTKEDKIIVESDLFRDATALAYDDAHQTILFIKKHTDNASICSFEMSTQKHKVLVTGKDIGGFTIDPIRAVLYWTDIAERSIFWISFKQGYKETDNKNLLIKMEDEIPRAIAVDICKGYVYWTNTNSTKPTIERVRFDGTEKEVLVDESINDPVSLAIDQQTLKMFWADNTRNKKYRIFSTELDGKNKTELISGDSGTDFKPNALTVSKDLIYLIDEGTHAVWKHSKFLITESLKNILHFTEAPSGIVARYTTEEQIHGKVECKDVMTALLNDKIICVHGEKANATSCTCAPGYIGERCDVSVCQNYCNHGTCSVSDEGEPSCGCESGYSGARCDINMCFNYCLNNGVCYFTEENEPLCQCSLNYRGSRCEAIKNDTVCTTFSSGAKNFTTPISAHNNFTLADLLNRRHIVTKVTVNVQIESN
- the LOC110383379 gene encoding protein cueball isoform X2, producing MYKLLSVWALVLLSVQIVHSWDLAVAVQNRLEFYTKEDKIIVESDLFRDATALAYDDAHQTILFIKKHTDNASICSFEMSTQKHKVLVTGKDIGGFTIDPIRAVLYWTDIAERSIFWISFKQGYKETDNKNLLIKMEDEIPRAIAVDICKGYVYWTNTNSTKPTIERVRFDGTEKEVLVDESINDPVSLAIDQQTLKMFWADNTRNKKYRIFSTELDGKNKTELISGDSGTDFKPNALTVSKDLIYLIDEGTHAVWKHSKFLITESLKNILHFTEAPSGIVARYTTEEQIHGKVECKDVMTALLNDKIICVHGEKANATSCTCAPGYIGERCDVSVCQNYCNHGTCSVSDEGEPSCGCESGYSGARCDINMCFNYCLNNGVCYFTEENEPLCQCSLNYRGSRCEAIKNDTVCTTFSSGAKNFTTPISAHNNFTLADLLNRRHIVTKVTVNVQIESN